Genomic segment of Euleptes europaea isolate rEulEur1 chromosome 6, rEulEur1.hap1, whole genome shotgun sequence:
ttgcatcagatttatagttaccaagttccaaagatgcttccagcattcaagagtttcaaaaggtcatccaaaggtttctccaaacaggtcagcttgaccagagtttccccctcaagggccaaaatcaaatgggttgtgatgccgccagcactgctctcctgctgtaccccaaagcgtgcatgatttgctcaggactggtctgtccttatatccgttttctcaaagggatgagctcatagaagccaattgagaaaacgaaagcaattagctggtaattaatcgcttggtcagaaatgctgactccttaattgatgtgttcaggtgaggaagcttgtaggactacctgcacctggacatcgtcatgatggctgaccgattagttactatggcaatgcacgcccttgcattccaaaaagtgGAGAGAAAGGTTTAACGAGAAGCAGCTGGTTGCCTGTCTTGTtctctccacaaaagcagttttcaaaaggaaacttattttgctggtctaaaatctcagtaacacagaattcataggcctctaggcctgaaccaaaagaaatcatacaatccaagaaattgagagacctcaacttcttgacaggagtagaagaagaagagttggtttttatatgccgactttctctaccacttaagggagaatcaaaccagcttacactcaccttcccttcccctccccacaaaagacaccctgtgcggtaggtggggctgagagagcttgaagcgagctgtgactagcccaaggtcacccagctggcttcatgcggaagagtggggaaaccaacccggttcaccagattagcatctgcagctcatgtgcaggagtggggaatcaaacccagtcctccagattagagtccaccgctccaaaccaccacttttaaccactacaccacgctggctgggtaGGAATGGCAGAAGCTGTCCACACTGGGAAAAATCCTTGTATggtgggaaatgcaggggaaattgTGAATGTAGAATGAAACTGTACACAAAACTCATGTGTGAATGCTACAGCGGCAGTGTGAATgactgcatttgcagcagcaatgacAGAGAAACACAGAATCCTCACCATGTGGATACAGACCCCCCTTGCCCTAATATTTATGAGAATATTCCAGAGAAAACACTAATACATGTTCCCCTTCAAGTCACCTTTCCTCAAATACCAAGATAATTAAATTTAGAATAACAGAGTGTAAGGTGTTTTTCTTGGCATTCATCATCTCCACAGGGGCTTGTTATTGCAGGCCCTGTTGTGCTGAGGTTTTTAAATGGGCCTTGAAATGGATGATTTTTATATAGATCTGCTGTAGGCCTTTAATCCCCAAGGTCTTGTTTTCCAAAATAATCCTAGTCTATGAGTAGGTGTCTGCCTGATTGATACTCACTTTCCATGATGTGTTGCTGATAGTTTTCTGTTCCTCCTGCATGTCAAAATTTTTAAATAGAATAGCAGAGTCAGAAGTCTTAGTTTTCAATAGACTGATCAGTCGTATCCATTGACAGAAAAGGAATGCCTGTTTCTGTGGTGGACCAGAGAGCTCTAAGTAGTAGACACGGCCGTTCACCAGCTTTAATTTGATGCGTTTCCTCTGAACAGAGTGAACAGAAATTTTCACACATTTCAAGGGTAAGAACCTATAACAAAAATTTCATGTGAGTACTTGAAAGGGGTGGAAACATTGAAATCAAAAGCACGGGAATCAATGTGTAACTGGACTCATTTCTGAAAGGAAACTGTTTTGGGATTTTCAAACCAGGGTTATGTGTGTGCAGTAGAAAAGAAATGTATACAGTGTACCTCAGTGCACCTCACAGACAGGTGCTGCTCTGCCATTTGTGGGGAAAATATCTATTCTGTGGAATTTGAAATAACTTTGTATGCAAAATATGGTACAAATAAACTACTCATTTATTGTTTCTTATTGATCAGAGAGTTATGGTGACAATTATGACTTATATTGCAAATATGCTTGGTATTCATTAAACTGTGGCAATGTGCTGATTAGTTAATAAATCCTTTTGGTTGGCTCCACTTGCCACAGGCCCCTTGGTTTGAGCTTAAAATCAAGATTTAGCATTGTTCCTCTTCATTGATCCTGCATGCAGGCTAAAAGAATCAAACAGGACTTTGCCATTGGAGGTGGGATGACAGTACCATTACTCTTTTATCCCCTCTGTAAACATGCCCTACCAAGTGGACAAACTCTTGTGTACTGAATACTCCATTCCTGGTGCAATGTAGAAATTCCTCAATGAAAACATTGGTGGAGGGAGAGTAACCATTTTTCTGTATATGTCTTGTGATTTAAATAGTCAGGAAACCTGTGACTATTGGAGAGATATGGCCGGCATTCCCCATTCCCTGCCCCAGCCCGGATGACATGACAGAGCACTGGGAACTCATGTTTCTCCTCAGTATCAACATACCTGGTGAGGACTAGCTCATCCTCTGAATATGAAGACTGTGGACATGATGCGTACGTTGAAATGCTTTCCTTGGAGGATACAGGGACTGTGTGTGCGAGCAGCATCACATTTGGCAATGACAGACTTGGGCTGGAGACACAGACACCCACTGTCACATAGTTGGGCCGATTATGAAGGTAAACCGCTTCACTTCTTCTGTTGACCTTGTAAAAATGGTATTAAAGCatataaaaatgttattttaagtGTAGCTGAAAACCTACTTTACTACTATTAGGATTCAGAAGATAGCAAAATAAGAGAAGAACTTAAGACAATGGGGACCTGAAGTTAGAAAAGCATCGCTTGATTTGTTAGGTTGGACAAGTATTTCTGTTCTCTTTTGCATTCTCCTGTTTCTCCCATGGACTATTTTTGCCGTTCTGAGGGATCTGAGGGATGGCTTCtgtgagatttggggagtggataTTGATTCTCTTTTGTGGGTCCTTGACAggacataagaagataagaaaggccctgctggatcagaccaaggtccatcaaatccagcagtctgttcacacagtggccaaccaggtgcctctaggaagcccataaacaagacgactgcagcagcaccatcctgcctgtgttccaccgcacccaatataataggcatgctcctctgatactagataataggtatgcagaatgagtagtatccattctaactaatagccatgaatacctctctcctccatgaatatgtccactcccttcttaaagtcctccaagctggtagtcatcaccacatcctggggcaggacaAATGGACACTGGTGTGCAGAGATAGGCCCTGAGTCTGTCCTCAAGGAAAGACAGCCCCTGAATTAGCAAACCTCTCTTCAAACTTCTCTTCAGTCTGGCTCTCACTGAACTGTGAGAGTGTGCccaactttggggagggggacgtTCCTTAAAAGAGTTCATCTGGAATTACTGGGGGGCCAATGGAGCcagaggagagggaaacaagCTAGATGTGGTGGGGAGAGCATTTCTACATAGTCTTTGGAGGCAAACATAGAAAGGTAAGCAGGCAGGCCCTTGGCAGTGGTGGAAGCAGAGGAGAGAATCACAAGGAAAGACAACACCAAGCAGAGGAAATGGAGAAGGAGGTGGACGGTAGAGAACAAACTACTTGTGCCAGTGGGGGGAGGCACTCACCACAGCATGCATCTTGGTCGAGAGATTGGATCACTCCAGTGACACCTGGGCAGGACTGGGAGCTACAAGAGGACTAGTTTATCTAATGAGTTGTAGTTTGGACAATTGATGCTAGCATTAAACCATTGAAGCAACTCCGTGAGTAGACATCTTTGATTTGGGGATAGATACCTCTATGTTTCCTACTAGAGGGACTCACAGTATCAAATATCAAATGAAATAATAGTGAAATAATATCAGTGAAATAAATATCAGTGAAATAAAGTTCCACTGTTGTTTCTGATTGTCTGTAGTGATAGTGTCATAACAAGATAGGAGACTATGGAAAAGTCTTAGGGGGTACTTTTTTCAAGTTACCTATGGCTGTTGTCACATGCAGTTCAGAGCAGTTCTGTGACTATTCTCAACTATAAGAATAACTCAGATTCTTGTGGTCCCCTAAGGGTCATTTGCTGGTTACAAAACAAAAACGGAAGTGCGAGTCATTTGCACACCTGATTTCACTGTTTCAGTTGTGATTGAGCCTGATAATTCCTCATCAGCGGATGAGGACACCAGAATGGTAGATCCCATGGAGGACAAAACCATGACAAACCCTGAGGTCCTTAGGCCCTTCAACCCCCAGAGGCTGTCAGAGAACTTGCAGCCAGCTGTTGCTGCTGGACCAGAAGCCCAGAAGGCTCAGgggccacccccaaaatctgagaTTACCTCCAAATTTCTCAGGGAGACTCACTGGACAGTTCCTGGGAAGAGATGCAGCTGGTACAGGTTGCACTGATGGTGGTTTCTGCTGCTGTAGCATGGCCACAGCTGCAGTCAGTTgggcccctctagggttgccagggccctcttcaccaatggtgaGAGGTtgttggagcagagcctgaggagggcagggtttggggagggatttcaatgccatagattccaatggccaaagcgaccattttttccaggggaactgatctctattggctggagatcagttgtaatagcaggagatctccagctagtacctggaggctggcaacgctactgTGGGCCCACAGTGTTTGGTTTACAGCTGCAAAGTCCTCCATCAGTGTGGTGAGATTAATCTCCCCTGTTCACATCCAGGGACCTTCACTACCAGCCTTGAGAACAAAAGATGACTGTTGATAGCCTCTGTCAATAGAGGGGCCACTTTGAAGAGCAAGGGAATCTGCTGAGGGACCCCTGAAGGGGAATGGTCACATGCCAAGGACCCTGTGGCCGTTTCTCACAAGGCCCCAATAGCAGAGAAGACAGAAGCCCAGTCATGAGCATAGCTTAAATGGTAGTGTTCATGACTAACTTGCCTCTTTGCTGACCACAGGGCATCTGGAGACCTAGATCCTCCATAAGGCATTGCAGAATGCTGGACAAGTCCCTACTGTAAGTGCCGGCAGACTCCTGGCCACTGGTACAGTGGCAGGTACTCACTCCTACAACTAACCTCAGTTCATCTCTGGTTGTTGTGTGACCAGCAGCTCTGGTAGTGTTTGTCTTGTGCCTGTGGTCCCTGGCTGCTAACCGGACAACTTCCCTTTGAGATGTGAACAGGGCAAAAACCATAGGATACAACATGATGTAGCTGTTTCTGCTGCTGTGTTTTATATTAAAAGATAGTATTTATATGTGAGCTTGAAAAGTGACAATTAGAAGCTTAAAAATGAGAAAGGGTTTAGCACAATATGGAGGAACTTAAGATCTGCTAAATTGCTAGTCTAACAACCTTTCTCTAAGTTGCTTACCTGAATAAAGCTGCTCTCAAATACTGGAACTGATCTCAAGGGAAGATATTCTCCACTATCAAGAATTTTTTGAAGTTCTCCCATTATAAGTAGCTAACTTGCAGATCCTGTGTGTTTGAGGAGGTTCCTGGGAATTGGTCACTTCTTATTATGCCTAAACACAAGACAAGAACAAACTGACATAACCTGACACAGGAAGAATCTGCTTGTTGGGAGAAAATGCAGTAATAGGCTATCTCAAAGTACTATAGAGAATTAAGGAAAAAACAGATATTCTAATTCTTTCTAATTCTTTGTCAAGTGGGTATCATACAGTAGATGGATATTATGTTCTAAGGAGCCTCTCCTTAAGGCTGttacacatgtatttatttaagcCTTTTTAAGTCTCACAGCTTAAAAAGGTTCTGGAGGAGGTTTCCAGTATACAAAACGACAATGCTAAAATGCAATACAACCATCAATATAGTCAACAGGGAACAACCACAACAAAGTTGATAATGAAAAAGCagattaaaaagtaaaaatatataataaaaccagcaaaataacaaaaacataaacTGAACAAAAGCCAGATGAAGAAAAACTACTTCAAGTTCCTGAGagaaaaataattgttttcaccTGATGCCTAAAACTAAGACAGGCTGGATACCACGCAAATTTCTGTGGAGAGGCAGTTCCCGAGACAAGGATGGCTCAACCACCAGTGGATAATAAGCTTACTTCTAACGGTGGGGGCACACAGAGAAAAGAGTCTCCAGGAGATCTTTGAGGTCAGACAGGAATGTATGGGAGTACATGGTCCTTGACTATTTAAGGCTTTAAAGTAATAACTGGCACAttgaattgtgtctggaaattaaCATGAAGTCAATTAATTTTTCAATACTGGCAATGTGATTTCTTGCATTTTGCattaactgaagtttccaaacagtcttcaagggaagcCGCAAGTAAAACATATAGCAATGGGCCAATCTGGGAGTAATCAGAACATGGACAAACATAACCAGATCTTACCAAGGAAAGACCACAACTGAGTAAAGACAATACAAGTCACAGAACTGATGTGAGTCGGTGAAATTTCAGCCATATCTCTTACATAGCAATGTGTATTCATACAAGGAGTCATGAACAAGTATGAGGAAGATACGAATAAAGAGAGATATAGGACTGGCATCTGTTGACCACTTTTGGGGAAATTCACCTATCCCTTTAGGGGTGTGATAAAAGCTTGAGTGGTAGATGTAATTGTTATGGGATGTATAAACTCAGAGACCCTCCAGGAGCCCTTTGTACTGTCACAAGGGTTTTCATATGTATCATCTTGGACAAAGCTTAGCTAAGTAATGTCAAAGATAGTGCTCACTGCCTCTGAGGAAGGCCTGCATCAGCTACATACCAAGCTAGAAGCACCAGCTCAGCAGGTGATCTAGTCAGCTGGTCTGGCCCTTAGCTTGATTACCTTAAAGAATAACCAAGGGAAATTCTTTATTCTGACACGTGGTTGTTATGCTTTGATTTCAGCTAGCAATTAATAATCAAAAGCCAAGTGAAGCAGATAAAGGGCCATCACTGGGTTCTAGCCCTGCTCCCCACCCTTACGTGACCCTCCATGCCACTGAGCTTTCTGTAAGGAGGGCTATTTAGTGCACATTTGGCGCCAAAGGTCCTTCTGCTGGGTAACAGCACTGGTAGTCTCTTAGGGCTCATCCATATGTGGGTTAccgctgcaatcctaaaaacactttcctgggaataagccccttTGAGTAAAAtgggacatacttctgagtagaactgcataggattgctcccttacTTTTTTGCCACTTGTCAACTTTCTGGTgagaactgttttttttaaatcatgggaGGCTCCCAGTGATATTTGGTGACTCTTTATTCAATCTACCCTaatatttctctctttcttgTGAAGTGGTGATTGTGTTAATTTCTTGCTGGAGACATGGTATTAGAAGTGTGGTCGACCGTGATCAGGGAAGAGGTTTTAGACATATTAAAGAGTAATGATGCCATCAGTTTAAAGGAGGTCATGATGAAGcctcttttgaaagaaaaaaagagagagagagaaatccctcaGCCCCTTTGATATGGGGGCTCTGGAACCTGCTTCTAATGCCCATTTTTATTGAAATGGTTAAGCAAACAAAGGCCAAGCAGCTTCAGGTGCATCTAGACAAAATGGATTATTCTAGATTCATTTCATTCTGGCTTCAGACTGGGTATTGAAACTGCCTCAGTCTCCTTGTTGACTACTTTTCTCAGGAGGTAGACCAAGGAGTATGACCTTGGGAGTATGAAACCATTGATCTTCCTAGACTTCTCACTGGCTTTGGCTACTATTGACAACACTAGCTTTTGCTACAATTTAATTGGCTAAGGAATGTGGAAACTAGAGCCCCTGTGATATGGCTATCTTGCTTATTGGGGAGATTCAGTGGTTGTGGGGATTTTTCTTCTTGACGGGAGCTCACTTGTAGAGTCCCACTGCAGTGGTGAAAACACCTATCTTAGATGGGGTTACATTTCTCCTGAAAAATCAGTTATATAGTCTCAGATGCTCTTGGATTCAAGTCTTCTGGATGTACAAGTCAAGGGCAGTGGTCAAATGTATATTCAGCTGTTTTGCCAACTATGCCCCCTTCCTAGAACAGAAAGatttggccactgtggtgcatccTATTAATCACCTCCCAcctggactactgtaatgtgctctacatgaGGCTGTATTTGAAAGTTGGTCTGTAATTGCAATCCCAGAGTGGGGTGAGAGTGGCAAAGATCACATAATCCAGTCTGCTATCAGCTCCGTTGATTGCCAATATATTTCTGTGTGAAATTCAAGATACTAGTGCCTACCTTTGAATCTGTTATGATCTTGGCCTTGAATATTTGTGAGAGTGTTTTCTTTCACATATCATTTCATGCTCACTTAGATTAGCATCATACAATCTGTTGATCATTCCTGTTTATATTAAATTGGTGGTTAGACTGACCAGGCATTTCCATAGTGACTTCTACATTATGGAACCAGCTTCCGTATGCCATCTGGGGAAACTTGGACCTGGATGGTTTTAAGAAGGCTTTAAAGACCCATGTATTTGTACAGGGCTTTGGTGACTAAATTATGAGTTAGAATGAAGACTTTTTTCTGCTGAGTTTGAGTCTATTTTAAAAATGCTCTAATGTTTTATGACATGCCTACAGTTTTAGTGTTCAgggagcatttttataaagggaataggattGCAGATAACATTTGTGACATTATAGGCATTGTAtatattgagttggatccagccaactttcccCATCCATCTTACCTAATTCTCCTTCTTACTCCAGCCcatgtcccacatggcttttgtccatgcaggtgctgtgatccccagcatagcctttttggtggtcagtgGGGAGGCCAGtgtccctttttcaccagtagaaaaattggttggatccaacccattttatggttttattgcattgtaccCTAACTTTGCTAGCCTTGGAGAAAGATCAcaatgctgaattacaactaataataaagctcaagacaatgcattcttctggattgaatagagatctgggattcttgtctcattaccaatgctaatttctccattcctactacccctctgcatatcacacctaatccaatcacaccttcTAATGTAATTAACTtgctttgacatttacattgccatcgtgtgtctaattcactcttctctacttaaggatagatggactcacattctagctgtatctgaagaagtgaactgtggatcatgaaagctcataccctgccagatattttgttagtctttaaggtgctactggactcttgctctttttttttttgctatccaGTTTTGCTGCATTGTTTCTTATACGTACTAAATTATTCTATTCTGTTTTTAGAGCTGTTCTCTCTAATTTTCATAACCCAGTTTTATTCCACTGCTAGTTGTTCCTAATATACTTTCTGTAGCACTGCTTTTAGTTGCATAATCTGCCATGAATCTCAGCAAGAAACACCgactataaattaagtaaataaataatgttttatgGTTTGTATCTTGGCTTTAAATTCTTGCGCGGTAGAAAAAGTAGGATTATAAATTTTCCAAATTCTTTTAACAAATCACGGAAATGTAAAAATATTAGTATCTTATCACTAAGCAATGATACATGTTACATTAATGGTTACATATGATATGTAAATGGTTACATTACTGATACTCAAAAGTACTCCTCTTTCCTACAGTGTCTTCCTAAAAGAGCTCTTGTATCTTATTGTCCCTGTACACTATtgtaaggtttgtgtgtgtgtgtgccgtcaagtcacaagcaGTGTGCCAAGGTTAACTCCATAGTATTAGACGTCGGGCTCTCTTGTGAAAACAGTTGTACAGCAAAGTGGCTCGTTGCTGAGCAAAATTAGTCACCATTATCACATACAGTGCAGAGATTTAGCAGTCGTTTAATTTATTACTTCTGCTCCCCACCTCGTTTTTGATTTCTTTAAACATTTTAACTCTTGCCCATTCTGTGTACGGTTATCGGTGATGTATTGTGGGCTGTTTTGTTGTTAATTTAGAACATAACAAACAATCAAATTGaattaaacaataaatattttaacttAAAATATTAATATCAAAAGCCTTTTGTACTAAACAACAGgacagatttccccccctaataaataaaacaaccaatTAGGTATGCATAATATAGACAATAGAGAAAAATTATTACTCGTACTGATTTAGGTTTCCTGTACAGAATTTAAGGGGCTTaccttgccttaaaaaaaagTCTTGATGTAGAAGATAGATAGCAGATGAGGGTGAGTTGCCTGAACAATTTATATCTGTAAAACTGACCAGCTGTGTTGGCATCCCATGGTTTACTCCAAGGAGTGCCAAGTGCCTTTTAATCTTTCATGACTTCATGTGGCAGATGACTTCTGTTCGTGGAAGGTGGTTATGGGCTTAGTCAAGAGCAAACAGTCGTCCTGGTAACAAAGTTTTGAAAAATAAACTGACTTCCTCTGTCTCAAGTGTGTTCTGAGGTAATAATGCCTCATTAGCATAGCAGAGTCATACAAAGGAGTCAACCAAAATAAGCCTTCTTGAGTGGTAGACAATAGCCTGCGAAATAAGAGTAAAAAAAGGTGAACGGATGTTTCAAGGGAAAAGAATAATAGAAAACTGTAAAGAGGTTCTAGCACAGAACCCCCGAAATATAGGCTGTTTAAAAACAGTTAAGAGATTCAAACTGCTTACTTGAAAACAGCCAGTAATACTGCAGTACCAGCTTGTCTTAATAGCAGCCTTGATTCTAGAATTCCAGTAGAGATGCCTGTGGAAACAGGCTTCAGAGGAAAGGCAGCCAAATTCTATAGGAAACCTCTGGCCAGGCTCTGACTAGAGGTAGTGTGGAGGATCCCCACGTTTTCCTGCTGAACTCAGGATACTGCAGACATCCTGAATTTTATAGTATTCTTTTCCTGAATTAGCCAAGTGGTCTCTTTTGTTTGTAGATGGACACCCAGCCTACCTCctaccacagaatcatagaatcatggagttggaagggactaccagggtcatctcaAATGTTAATAGAATGTATAGAGGAGCAAGGTATGGTTccttcttttgttgtttttgcttGGTTTAACACTGGTTAGTGTAGTGTAAAATcattagaaaggccctgctggatcagaccaaggcccatcaagtccagcagtctgttcacacagtggccaaccaggtgcctctaggaagctcacaaacatgattactgcagcagcattatcttgcctgtgttgtacagcatctaatataacaggcatgctaatctgatcctggagagaataggtatgcatcatgactagtgttcattttgactagtagccatggatagccgtaTCCTTtaagaacatgtccacttccctcttcaggtgttccaagttggcagccatcaccacatcctggggcagggagttccacaatttaacctttGTTCAAATTTTCTTTTTATGTCCTGTCCACATTTATTGCCTTTATTATCTCCATCTCTTCCTACCAGACAGCACTGAACAAatgagaagggaaggaggaggataACAACTGAACTAGGATAATATAAAAATAGGagaaagaaattggagggaaggTCGAATAGCCAGCtattcaatcatagaatcatagaatcatagagttggaagggaccaccagggtcatctagtccaaccccctgcacaatgcagaaaattaacaacgaactccccccacatccccagtgaccccaaccctccccccgccatgcaggatcccacaatcaaagcactcccaacagatggccatctagcctctgcttaaagacctccaaagacggggactccaccaccctctgaggcagcacattccaccgttgaacagccctcattgtcagaaagttcttcctaatgtttaggtggaatcgcttttctattagtttaaatccattactccgtgtcctagtctctggagcaacagagaacaagctagttccctcatcaacatgacatcccttcaaatatttaaacatggctatcatgtttcccctcgaccttctcttctccaaactaaacaaacccagctccctaagtctctcctcatagggcatggattccagacctttgacaattctggtcgccctcctctggacatgctccaacttgtcaacatccttcttaaattgtggagcccaaaactggacacagtattccaagtgagatctgaccaatgcagaatacagtggtagtattacttcccttgatctagacacaatactcctattgatgtaGCCCAGAATTGctttggccttcttagccaccatatcacactgttgactcatgttcagtttgtggtccactaagactcccagatctttcacatgtactgttgtcaagccaactatctcccatcctgtacctgtgtcttatgttgtttctgcctaggtgaagtactttacacttctccctattgaaatccattttattgcttatggctttcgaggtcattctgaactctgtccctaccctctggggtattaactacccctcctaacttggtgtcatctgcaaatttgattagcatgctctct
This window contains:
- the GARIN2 gene encoding Golgi-associated RAB2 interactor protein 2, which encodes MGELQKILDSGEYLPLRSVPVFESSFIQVNRRSEAVYLHNRPNYVTVGVCVSSPSLSLPNVMLLAHTVPVSSKESISTYASCPQSSYSEDELVLTRFLPLKCVKISVHSVQRKRIKLKLVNGRVYYLELSGPPQKQAFLFCQWIRLISLLKTKTSDSAILFKNFDMQEEQKTISNTSWKRNNQEQPVWDQEKRHEPEKVQILKHTSSKQVTVSGTVGPIEQVGKSSVQGAVSSYTFIGKSSVSSEKQNKQHQELRKKSVTKKKSWEREPFSHSEKRLQTSGMN